In the genome of Desulfovermiculus halophilus DSM 18834, the window TGCGGCCGTGTGCTCGACCTCGCCTCCAACCTGGATCATGACCGTGGCCTCGGAGAAAGGTTCTCCGTTCTCCTGATTCTTGGCGTCCATGACCCTAAACCCGAGCAGGGAGTAATAGCGCCTGGCCCGGCCCAGGGTCCGGTTCAGCAGAAGCTCGAATGAGGCCTCGGCGACGCTGAATTCAAAGCCCTTGCTTTCCAGGGTTTTTATCTTGTTCAGTAGTTCCAGGACAAAGGGATCGTCCTTCTCCAGGGGAATGCCGTACTGCTTGGCCTTGAACAGAATATTGCTCTGTCCGGCCAGGTCGGAGAGCAGGACCCGCTGTTTGTTGCCCACGGACTCGGGCGGGATATGTTCGTAGGTCTTGGGGTTGCGGCGGATAGCGCTGACATGCACCCCCCCTTTGTGGGCGAATGCCGCCCTGCCCACAAAGGGCTGGCGGGCAAAGGGCCGGATGTTGGCCACTTCGGAAATATAGTGGGCCGCTGGAGTCAAGCGCTCCAGGTGATTCTGGGGCAGGGCCGTGTATCCCATCTTCAACTCCAGGCTGGGCAGGATGGAGCAGAGATTCGCGTTGCCGCAGCGTTCCCCCACCCCGTTTATGGTGCCCTGCACGTGGGTCGCCCCGGCCCGGACCGCTTCAAGGGAGTTGGCCACGGCCAGTTCCGAGTCATTGTGGGCGTGGATGCCCAGGTGGGTGTCCGGAAACTCTTGAGCGACCCGGGTGAAGATGTCCCTGACCTCCGAGGTCATGGACCCGCCGTTGGTATCGCACAGAACCAGGGCGTCCGCGCCCGCGGCTTTGGCCTGGTGCAGGCAGCTCAAGGCATAGTCCGGGTCATCCTT includes:
- the cimA gene encoding citramalate synthase; its protein translation is MTSKITVYDTTLRDGTQAEDVHFSTEDKIRVTQKLDDLGIDFIEGGWPSSNPTDELYFQEIKHYSLKNAVVTAFGSTHNPKATPENDQHFNLLLRAAASAVTLFGKTWTIHVQEALRTTLERNLELIHDSLAYLRPHVRHLFFDAEHFFDGFKDDPDYALSCLHQAKAAGADALVLCDTNGGSMTSEVRDIFTRVAQEFPDTHLGIHAHNDSELAVANSLEAVRAGATHVQGTINGVGERCGNANLCSILPSLELKMGYTALPQNHLERLTPAAHYISEVANIRPFARQPFVGRAAFAHKGGVHVSAIRRNPKTYEHIPPESVGNKQRVLLSDLAGQSNILFKAKQYGIPLEKDDPFVLELLNKIKTLESKGFEFSVAEASFELLLNRTLGRARRYYSLLGFRVMDAKNQENGEPFSEATVMIQVGGEVEHTAATGRGPVNALDNALRKGLEKFYPKLHEMSLLDFKVRVLSPNLNDAPGTASRVRVLIESGDHKCRWMTMGVSFNIIEASWQALVDSVNYKLFKDDQEKLARLQAQENA